One window of Perca flavescens isolate YP-PL-M2 chromosome 6, PFLA_1.0, whole genome shotgun sequence genomic DNA carries:
- the abhd16a gene encoding phosphatidylserine lipase ABHD16A isoform X1 — translation MAGWMLLRCILGPHLQRIHRSPDQSRPEGRGGRRQGWTYQPRSLEKHTDSIIGWASALWSLSYYSSPLLICYLYRKGYICSSKLIPVSQYVGTVLVCLLGVACLRGWGRWKNSEYLQFISILEETKKNHTPATKKNLRCYDFDFSCWPSDFSWTEVSSPKLSKAGVSLLKPEPRLRGAADSVLNSVRTLPCHIISFLIAHSFGRRMLYPGSVALLQKAMRPMLLQGQARLIEEFDGQRNKLVACDGNEIDTMFVDRRRDGGQTGQTLVICCEGNAGFYEVGCMNTPLEGGYSVLGWNHPGFGGSTGVPFPQNEANAMDVVIQFAIHKLGFQLTDIVVYAWSIGGFTASWAVMSYPEIQSLVLDASFDDLLPLALKVMPDSWRPLVQHTVRQYMNLNNAEQLLKYQGPVLLIRRTRDEIITTTGPEDVMSNRGNDLLLKLLQFRYPKIMTDEGVRVVRQWLGSSNPLEEASVYSGYEVDDDWCVSVLQSYQADRDVLFPWSVGEDMTLEGRRQLALFLARKYMRNFETTHCTPLPASEFHSPWRL, via the exons ATGGCTGGCTGGATGTTGCTCCGCTGTATTTTAGGGCCTCATTTACAACGAATTCACCGTTCACCGGACCAGTCTCGACCTGAAGGCAGGGGCGGGAGAAGG CAGGGATGGACCTACCAACCCAGGAGTCTGGAGAAACACACTGACAGCATCATCGGTTGG GCTTCAGCACTGTGGTCTCTGTCTTACTACAGCTCTCCTCTTCTCATCTGCTATCTGTACAGGAAAG GTTACATCTGCAGCAGTAAGCTGATTCCAGTGAGTCAGTATGTGGGAACAGTGCTGGTGTGTCTTCTAGGAGTGGCCTGTCTTAGAG GGTGGGGGAGATGGAAAAACTCTGAGTATCTTCAGTTTATCTCCATTCTTGAAGAAACCAAGAAGAATCACACACCAGCAACCAAG AAAAATCTAAGGTGCTATGACTTTGACTTCTCGTGCTGGCCTTCGGATTTCAGCTGGACAGAAGTCAGCAGTCC AAAACTATCCAAGGCTGGTGTTTCTCTGCTAAAGCCAGAGCCCAGACTAAGAGGAGCAGCAGACAGTGTCCTCAACTCTGTGCGCACTCTACCATGCCACATCATCAG TTTTCTTATTGCCCACTCATTTGGGAGGAGGATGCTGTACCCTGGCTCTGTAGCTTTACTGCAGAAAGCCATGAGGCCCATGCTTCTGCAAGGCCAGGCTAGGTTAATagaagag TTTGACGGCCAAAGGAACAAGCTTGTGGCCTGCGATGGCAATGAGATCGACACAATGTTTGTGGATCGGAGGAGAGACGGGGGACAGACTGGCCAGACCCTG GTCATCTGCTGTGAGGGGAACGCAGGCTTCTATGAGGTGGGCTGCATGAACACTCCACTGGAGG GTGGCTACTCTGTGCTGGGCTGGAATCACCCTGGCTTTGGAGGCAGTACG GGAGTGCCATTCCCCCAGAATGAGGCCAACGCCATGGATGTAGTGATCCAGTTTGCGATCCACAAACTCGGCTTCCAGCTCACCGACATTGTCGTATATGCTTGGTCCATAGGAGGCTTCACAG CCAGTTGGGCAGTGATGTCATACCCAGAGATCCAGTCTTTAGTGTTGGACGCCTCCTTCGATGACCTCCTTCCTCTGGCCCTCAAGGTCATGCCAGACAGCTGGA GACCGTTGGTACAGCACACAGTTAGGCAGTACATGAACCTCAACAACGCTGAGCAGCTTCTCAA aTATCAGGGACCAGTCCTGCTCATCAGGAGAACCAGAGATGAGATCATCACCACAAC GGGTCCAGAGGACGTCATGTCTAACAGAGGCAACGACCTCCTGCTCAAGCTGCTACAATTCAG GTATCCAAAAATAATGACAGATGAAGGGGTTAGAGTTGTCAGACAATGGCTGGGATCCTCCAATCCCTTAGAAGAAG CATCTGTGTACAGTGGCTACGAGGTGGACGATgactggtgtgtgtctgtgctgcagtCGTATCAGGCAGACAGAGATGTTTTGTTTCCATGGAGTGTTG GTGAGGATATGACTCTGGAGGGAAGGCGGCAGCTGGCTCTTTTCTTG GCACGGAAGTACATGCGAAACTTTGAAACTACACACTGCACTCCTCTCCCCGCCTCAGAGTTCCACTCACCCTGGAGACTGTGA
- the abhd16a gene encoding phosphatidylserine lipase ABHD16A isoform X2 — MAGWMLLRCILGPHLQRIHRSPDQSRPEGRGGRRGWTYQPRSLEKHTDSIIGWASALWSLSYYSSPLLICYLYRKGYICSSKLIPVSQYVGTVLVCLLGVACLRGWGRWKNSEYLQFISILEETKKNHTPATKKNLRCYDFDFSCWPSDFSWTEVSSPKLSKAGVSLLKPEPRLRGAADSVLNSVRTLPCHIISFLIAHSFGRRMLYPGSVALLQKAMRPMLLQGQARLIEEFDGQRNKLVACDGNEIDTMFVDRRRDGGQTGQTLVICCEGNAGFYEVGCMNTPLEGGYSVLGWNHPGFGGSTGVPFPQNEANAMDVVIQFAIHKLGFQLTDIVVYAWSIGGFTASWAVMSYPEIQSLVLDASFDDLLPLALKVMPDSWRPLVQHTVRQYMNLNNAEQLLKYQGPVLLIRRTRDEIITTTGPEDVMSNRGNDLLLKLLQFRYPKIMTDEGVRVVRQWLGSSNPLEEASVYSGYEVDDDWCVSVLQSYQADRDVLFPWSVGEDMTLEGRRQLALFLARKYMRNFETTHCTPLPASEFHSPWRL, encoded by the exons ATGGCTGGCTGGATGTTGCTCCGCTGTATTTTAGGGCCTCATTTACAACGAATTCACCGTTCACCGGACCAGTCTCGACCTGAAGGCAGGGGCGGGAGAAGG GGATGGACCTACCAACCCAGGAGTCTGGAGAAACACACTGACAGCATCATCGGTTGG GCTTCAGCACTGTGGTCTCTGTCTTACTACAGCTCTCCTCTTCTCATCTGCTATCTGTACAGGAAAG GTTACATCTGCAGCAGTAAGCTGATTCCAGTGAGTCAGTATGTGGGAACAGTGCTGGTGTGTCTTCTAGGAGTGGCCTGTCTTAGAG GGTGGGGGAGATGGAAAAACTCTGAGTATCTTCAGTTTATCTCCATTCTTGAAGAAACCAAGAAGAATCACACACCAGCAACCAAG AAAAATCTAAGGTGCTATGACTTTGACTTCTCGTGCTGGCCTTCGGATTTCAGCTGGACAGAAGTCAGCAGTCC AAAACTATCCAAGGCTGGTGTTTCTCTGCTAAAGCCAGAGCCCAGACTAAGAGGAGCAGCAGACAGTGTCCTCAACTCTGTGCGCACTCTACCATGCCACATCATCAG TTTTCTTATTGCCCACTCATTTGGGAGGAGGATGCTGTACCCTGGCTCTGTAGCTTTACTGCAGAAAGCCATGAGGCCCATGCTTCTGCAAGGCCAGGCTAGGTTAATagaagag TTTGACGGCCAAAGGAACAAGCTTGTGGCCTGCGATGGCAATGAGATCGACACAATGTTTGTGGATCGGAGGAGAGACGGGGGACAGACTGGCCAGACCCTG GTCATCTGCTGTGAGGGGAACGCAGGCTTCTATGAGGTGGGCTGCATGAACACTCCACTGGAGG GTGGCTACTCTGTGCTGGGCTGGAATCACCCTGGCTTTGGAGGCAGTACG GGAGTGCCATTCCCCCAGAATGAGGCCAACGCCATGGATGTAGTGATCCAGTTTGCGATCCACAAACTCGGCTTCCAGCTCACCGACATTGTCGTATATGCTTGGTCCATAGGAGGCTTCACAG CCAGTTGGGCAGTGATGTCATACCCAGAGATCCAGTCTTTAGTGTTGGACGCCTCCTTCGATGACCTCCTTCCTCTGGCCCTCAAGGTCATGCCAGACAGCTGGA GACCGTTGGTACAGCACACAGTTAGGCAGTACATGAACCTCAACAACGCTGAGCAGCTTCTCAA aTATCAGGGACCAGTCCTGCTCATCAGGAGAACCAGAGATGAGATCATCACCACAAC GGGTCCAGAGGACGTCATGTCTAACAGAGGCAACGACCTCCTGCTCAAGCTGCTACAATTCAG GTATCCAAAAATAATGACAGATGAAGGGGTTAGAGTTGTCAGACAATGGCTGGGATCCTCCAATCCCTTAGAAGAAG CATCTGTGTACAGTGGCTACGAGGTGGACGATgactggtgtgtgtctgtgctgcagtCGTATCAGGCAGACAGAGATGTTTTGTTTCCATGGAGTGTTG GTGAGGATATGACTCTGGAGGGAAGGCGGCAGCTGGCTCTTTTCTTG GCACGGAAGTACATGCGAAACTTTGAAACTACACACTGCACTCCTCTCCCCGCCTCAGAGTTCCACTCACCCTGGAGACTGTGA
- the vars1 gene encoding valine--tRNA ligase, with amino-acid sequence MATLYVSPHPDDFRSLLTLIAAEFCPSSCLRTLTEDPPASLNARSRPTLLLGAGEGDSVLSGASAVAWYLANQGNRAGIDTKQQSQVWQWLSFADNELTPVSCAVVFPLMGVIGVDKKLQQSSRADLIRVLKVLDQALEPRTFLVGESVTLADMAVATAVLLPFKYVLEPSDRKVLTNVTRWFTTCTNQPQFLKVLGKITLCEKMVPVTPKTNAAANAKAANASLAVDSADATANGPPKTEAQLKKEAKKREKLEKFQQKKDMEAKKKTQPLTEKKAKPEKKELGVITYSVPTAPGEKKDVISPLPDSYSPQYVEAAWYSWWEKQGFFKPEYGRKSISDHNPRGVFMMCIPPPNVTGSLHLGHALTNAIQDSLTRWHRMLGETTLWNPGCDHAGIATQVVVEKKLMRERGLSRHDLGRENFIKEVWKWKNEKGDRIYHQLKKLGSSLDWDRACFTMDPKLSYAVQEAFIRMHDEGVIYRSKRLVNWSCTLNSAISDIEVDKKELSGRTLLPVPGYKEKVEFGVLVSFAYKVDGSDEEVIVATTRIETMLGDSAVAVHPADPRYQHLKGKMVLHPFCDRKMPIVSDEFVDMSFGTGAVKITPAHDHNDYEVGERHNLAFINILDENGLLINVPPPFLGMKRFEARKAVLQALKDRGHFKEIKDNPMVVPVCSRSKDIVEPLLKPQWYVNCTDMGKQAADAVREGRLKILPDHHLKTWFNWMDNIRDWCISRQLWWGHRIPAYFITVNDPSVKPGEDMDGHYWMSGRSEEEAREKAAKRFNVSADKITLRQDDDVLDTWFSSGIFPFSIFGWPNETQDLNVFYPGTLLETGHDILFFWVARMVMMGLKLTGKLPFKEVYLHAVVRDAHGRKMSKSLGNVIDPLDVITGISLEGLHALLMDSNLDPGEVEKAKQGQASDYPNGIPECGTDALRFALCAYTGQGRDINLDVNRILGYRHFCNKLWNAVKFAMKTLGDNFVPSEKAQLCGEESVSDRWILSRLSAAVGLCDAGFKAYDFPTVTTAIYNFWLYELCDVYLESVKPVFSKAEEDSASQRQALLCRQTLYTCLDVGLRLLSPIMPFVSEELYQRLPRRRPQSDPPSISVTPYPNTQEFCWHSEEVDRDMEFVMTVIKTIRSLRADYNLTKTRADCYLQCIDSATVSLVQKYSLQIQTLSYSQAVIPVTGNQPVPGGCAVVIASDRCTVNLMLKGLIDVEKEVTKLMTKKGDLEKQMEKMREKMAKSDYKEKVPVKVQEQDADKLRQSQTELEKVKEAMDNFRKMMGLSLSIM; translated from the exons ATGGCCACTCTCTACGTGTCCCCTCACCCTGATGACTTCAGGAGCCTTCTGACTCTCATAGCTGCAGAGTTTTGTCCGTCCTCCTGCCTGCGGACCCTCACAGAGGACCCTCCTGCATCCCTGAATGCCCGCTCCAGACCGACCCTGCTGCTGGGCGCTGGGGAAGGTGACTCCGTCCTGAGTGGGGCCAGTGCTGTGGCCTGGTACCTGGCTAATCAGGGGAACAGGGCTGGTATAGATACAAAGCAGCAGAGCCAGGTGTGGCAGTGGCTCAGCTTTGCAGACAATGAACTCACTCCGGTGTCCTGTGCTGTCGTCTTCCCACTGATGGGGGTGATTGGAGTGGATAAGAAG CTCCAGCAGAGTTCCCGTGCGGATTTGATACGCGTTCTGAAGGTTCTCGATCAGGCACTGGAACCAAGAACCTTCTTGGTGGGGGAGAGTGTCACCCTGGCTGATATGGCTGTAGCTACTGCTGTTCTTCTCCCTTTCAAATAT gtgttggagccatcagacaggaAAGTCTTGACCAATGTAACGAGGTGGTTCACGACTTGCACAAATCAGCCTCAGTTCCTGAAGGTGTTGGGGAAGATCACTCTTTGTGAAAAGATGGTGCCAGTTACACCGAAAACAAATGCTGCTGCAAATGCTAAAGCTGCCAATGCCAGTCTTGCCGTTGATTCTGCCGATGCCACAGCTAATG GTCCACCAAAGACAGAAGCCCAGCTGAAGAAGGAAGCTAAGAAGAGAGAAAAGCTGGAAAAGTTTCAGCAGAAGAAGGACATGGAGGCGAAGAAAAAGACTCAGCCACTGACAGAG AAAAAGGCCAAACCGGAAAAGAAGGAGTTGGGAGTTATCACATACAGTGTTCCCACTGCTCCTGGGGAGAAAAAGG ATGTCATTAGCCCGCTTCCTGACTCCTACAGTCCTCAGTATGTGGAGGCTGCCTGGTATTCATGGTGGGAGAAACAGGGATTCTTCAAGCCTGAATATGGG AGGAAGAGTATTAGTGACCACAACCCTCGTGGCGTCTTCATGATGTGCATCCCTCCACCTAATGTGACTGGATCACTTCACCTGGGTCACGCCCTCACCAACGCCATTCAGGATTCTCTGACCAGATG GCACAGGATGCTAGGGGAGACCACCTTGTGGAACCCGGGCTGTGATCACGCTGGCATCGCCACCCAGGTGGTGGTGGAAAAAAAGCTGATGAGAGAGAGGGGTCTGAGCCGCCATGATCTGGGCAGGGAAAACTTCATCAAGGAAGTTTGGAAATGGAAGAATGA GAAGGGAGACCGTATCTACCACCAGCTGAAGAAGCTGGGCTCCTCTCTGGACTGGGACAGAGCCTGCTTTACTATGGACCCT AAACTTTCCTATGCAGTCCAAGAGGCTTTTATCCGCATGCATGATGAGGGAGTGATCTACAGGAGCAAGCGGCTGGTCAACTGGTCCTGCACACTAAACTCTGCCATCTCTGACATAGAG GTGGATAAGAAAGAGCTCAGCGGCAGGACTCTGTTGCCTGTGCCTGGTTACAAAGAGAAAGTGGAGTTTGGAGTGTTGGTGTCTTTCGCCTACAAGGTGGACGGATCAG ATGAGGAAGTGATCGTGGCAACAACTCGTATTGAGACTATGTTGGGAGACTCTGCTGTAGCTGTCCACCCTGCTGACCCCAGATATCAGCATCTGAAGGGAAAAATGGTGCTGCACCCCTTCTGTGACCGCAAGATGCCAATTGTCTCAGATGAATTTGTGGATATGAGCTTTGGAACAG GTGCTGTCAAAATTACCCCAGCCCATGACCATAATGACTACGAGGTTGGAGAGAGACACAATCTGGCCTTCATCAACATCTTGGACGAGAATGGCCTCCTCATTAACGTGCCTCCTCCCTTCCTG GGCATGAAGCGTTTTGAGGCCAGGAAGGCCGTGCTGCAGGCTCTGAAGGACAGAGGCCACTTTAAAGAGATCAAAGACAACCCTATGGTCGTCCCAGTCTGCAG TCGTTCCAAAGACATTGTGGAGCCGCTGCTGAAGCCGCAGTGGTATGTGAACTGCACAGATATGGGCAAGCAGGCTGCAGACGCTGTCAGAGAGGGACGGCTCAAAATCCTTCCTGATCACCACCTCAAGACGTGGTTCAACTGGATGGACAACATCCG GGACTGGTGTATCTCTCGGCAGCTGTGGTGGGGTCACCGTATTCCTGCTTACTTCATCACTGTCAACGATCCCTCCGTTAAACCAGGAGAG gACATGGACGGTCATTACTGGATGAGTGGGAGATCGGAGGAGGAGGCCAGAGAGAAGGCTGCAAAACGCTTCAATGTGTCTGCTGACAAAATTACCCTCAGACAAG ATGACGATGTTCTGGACACTTGGTTCTCGTCTGGCATTTTCCCCTTCTCCATCTTCGGATGGCCTAATGAG ACCCAGGACCTGAATGTGTTCTACCCTGGCACCTTGCTGGAGACGGGCCATGACATCCTGTTCTTCTGGGTTGCTCGAATGGTTATGATGGGCCTCAAACTGACAGGCAAGCTGCCCTTCAAAGAG GTTTATCTGCATGCAGTGGTGAGGGACGCCCACGGAAGGAAGATGAGCAAATCTTTGGGCAACGTCATTGACCCTCTGGATGTCATTACAGGGATCTCCCTCGAG GGTCTTCATGCCCTTTTGATGGACAGCAACTTGGATCCAGGGGAGGTGGAGAAGGCAAAGCAGGGCCAGGCATCAGACTACCCAAATGGCATCCCAGAGTGCGGCACAGATGCTCTCCGGTTCGCCCTGTGTGCCTACACTGGCCAAG GTAGGGATATCAACCTGGATGTCAACCGGATCCTTGGTTACCGTCACTTCTGCAACAAACTGTGGAACGCTGTGAAGTTTGCCATGAAGACGCTGGGAGACAACTTTGTACCATCAGAGAAAGCCCAG TTGTGTGGGGAGGAGAGCGTATCAGACAGGTGGATTCTGTCTCGACTGAGTGCTGCTGTTGGTCTCTGTGATGCTGGCTTCAAGGCCTATGACTTCCCAACCGTCACGACCGCCATCTACAACTTCTGGCTGTACGAGCTCTGTGACGTCTACCTG GAAAGTGTGAAACCAGTGTTCAGTAAAGCAGAGGAAGACAGCGCCAGCCAGAGACAGGCCCTGCTGTGCAGACAAACCCTTTACACCTGTTTAGATGTCGGTCTGCGCCTTCTTTCTCCTATTATGCCCTTCGTCAGTGAGGAGCTCTACCAGAGGTTACCACGACGACGACCTCAGAGTGATCCCCCCAGCATTAGCGTCACACCCTACCCTAATACACAGGAG TTCTGCTGGCACAGTGAGGAGGTCGACCGTGACATGGAGTTCGTAATGACTGTGATCAAGACGATCCGGTCACTGAGGGCCGACTACAACCTGACCAAGACCAGAGCTGACT GCTACCTCCAGTGCATAGACTCTGCGACCGTGTCCCTGGTGCAGAAGTACAGTCTGCAGATTCAGACCTTGTCTTATTCTCAGGCCGTCATTCCTGTGACCGGCAACCAGCCTGTCCCAGGAGGCTGTGCTGTGGTCATCGCCTCTGACAGATGTACTGTCAACCTTATGCTCAAG GGTCTCATCGATGTGGAGAAGGAAGTGACTAAGCTGATGACAAAGAAAGGTGACTTGGAAAAACAGATGGAGAAGATGAGAGAGAAAATGGCAAAGAGCGACTACAAGGAGAAGGTGCCAGTGAAGGTGCAAGAGCAGGATGCTGATAAG CTACGGCAGAGTCAAACTGAACttgaaaaagtgaaagaagCCATGGACAACTTCAGGAAAATGATGGGACTTTCCCTTAGCATTATGTAA